From one Lolium rigidum isolate FL_2022 chromosome 4, APGP_CSIRO_Lrig_0.1, whole genome shotgun sequence genomic stretch:
- the LOC124707221 gene encoding glucosamine inositolphosphorylceramide transferase 1, producing the protein MQGDIGVARSSDQGATWEFLGIALDEAWHLSYPYVFKYENEIYMMPEGNKKKELRLYRATKFPLEWTLEKILINKPLVDAALVQYEGSWWLFASDFTRHGTEKNAELEIWYSTSPLGPWTEHKQNPIYKADKSVGARNGGRLFIFEGALYRPGQDCSGTYGRKVKLFKVEKLTKEEYKEVPVNLGIEEPKKGRNAWNGMRYHHLDVQQLDSGGWIAVMDGDRVPSGDSTRRSISGYMGLFLAILLVIFVGFVKGAVNCYIPPSFWASPARRNELSRILPVHRLNLKVRRFSTSCGRYVSSTKARLNEKTWSNTLFFSVIALVGTVNVCIAVHFLCSGNGAEQAYTHQGQHSQFTMVTMTYEARLWNLKLFVEHYSRCESVREIVVVWNKGNHPTSDAFDSTVPVRIRVEEINSLNNRFRVDPLIKTRAVLELDDDIMMTCSDIEKGFKVWREHPERMVGFYPRMIDGDPPQYRNERYARGKKGYNLILTGAAFMDSAFAFKRYWSEEAREGREYVHKNFNCEDLLMNFMYANASSGGRTVEYVHPAWAIDTSKFSSVAISRDTQKHYDVRTSCLAKFTSLYGPLPQKWEFGKREDGWDK; encoded by the exons ATGCAGGGCGATATTGGCGTTGCAAGAAGCTCCGATCAAGGTGCAACATGGGAATTTCTTGGTATTGCTCTAGATGAGGCGTGGCACCTGTCCTACCCTTATGTGTTCAAATATGAGAATGAG ATCTATATGATGCCAGAGGGGAACAAAAAGAAGGAGCTTCGACTTTATCGTGCTACTAAATTTCCTCTTGAATGGACATTGGAGAAGATTCTCATCAACAAACCGCTTGTTGATGCTGCATTAGTCCAATACGAGGGGAGCTGGTGGCTTTTCGCCTCGGATTTTACACGGCATGGAACTGAGAAGAATGCAGAGCTTGAGATTTGGTACAGTACATCTCCTCTTGGTCCTTGGACTGAGCACAAGCAGAACCCTATTTACAAAGCTGACAAAAGTGTGGGAGCTCGAAATGGTGGAAGGCTCTTCATCTTCGAAGGGGCATTGTATCGTCCAGGTCAGGATTGCAGCGGAACATATGGACGGAAGGTTAAGTTGTTCAAagttgaaaagctaaccaaggaAGAATACAAAGAGGTGCCAGTAAACCTTGGGATTGAAGAGCCAAAGAAAGGGAGAAATGCTTGGAATGGTATGAGGTACCATCACTTGGACGTGCAGCAGCTCGACTCCGGTGGATGGATAGCTGTAATGGATGGTGATCGTGTTCCTTCAGGTGATTCGACTCGACGGTCTATCTCTGGTTACATGGGACTTttcttggcaattcttctggtcATTTTTGTGGGTTTTGTGAAAGGTGCAGTCAACTGCTACATTCCTCCAAGTTTCTGGGCTTCCCCGGCTAGGAGAAATGAATTATCACGTATCTTGCCTGTGCACCGCCTCAACCTGAAAGTCCGCAGATTTTCTACCAGTTGTGGCAGATATGTCTCTTCTACCAAAGCAAGGCTCAACGAGAAAACATGGTCCAACACGCTGTTCTTCTCCGTGATTGCTCTGGTAGGGACTGTGAATGTCTGCATTGCTGTGCATTTCTTGTGTAGTGGTAATGGTGCTGAACAGGCATATACACATCAAGGGCAACACTCCCAGTTCACCATGGTCACGATGACATATGAAGCTCGGCTCTGGAACTTGAAACTATTTGTGGAACATTATTCCAGATGCGAGTCAGTCAGGGAGATCGTTGTTGTCTGGAACAAAGGCAACCATCCAACCAGTGATGCTTTTGATTCCACGGTGCCTGTCAGGATACGAGTGGAAGAGATCAACTCTCTCAACAACAGGTTCAGAGTCGACCCTCTGATAAAGACCCGGGCAGTCCTGGAGCTGGACGACGATATCATGATGACGTGCAGCGACATAGAGAAAGGATTCAAGGTCTGGAGGGAACACCCCGAGCGGATGGTCGGGTTCTACCCGCGGATGATTGACGGCGACCCTCCGCAGTACAGGAACGAGCGGTACGCTAGGGGCAAGAAGGGCTACAACCTGATCCTCACGGGCGCCGCCTTCATGGACAGCGCGTTCGCCTTCAAGAGGTACTGGAGCGAGGAGGCCAGGGAAGGGAGAGAGTACGTGCACAAGAACTTCAACTGCGAGGATCTGCTCATGAACTTCATGTACGCAAACGCGAGCTCCGGAGGCAGGACCGTGGAGTACGTCCACCCGGCGTGGGCCATCGACACCTCCAAGTTCTCCTCCGTCGCCATCAGCCGCGACACCCAGAAGCACTACGACGTCAGGACCAGCTGCCTCGCCAAGTTCACATCCTTATACGGCCCTCTACCTCAGAAATGGGAGTTTGGTAAGCGAGAAGATGGCTGGGACAAGTAG
- the LOC124648367 gene encoding uncharacterized protein ycf36, whose amino-acid sequence MAASLHAPRLLPLPPSLGGPRRGQRRRFSPAAAVPPSRNGSSAGTDWCPVPPEQRPVNEYEALSASLPFSWAAGDLRVYCSRLAFTGAAFALFVGLPVAAFGGRGGDALHLALGATGSGILAVTLAVVRMYLGWAYVGNRLLSATVEYEETGWYDGQIWVKTPEVLARDRLLGSFSVKPVLNRVKFTLVGLAVSLTLCILLYVNTEKPKEPFESTGPRAIPGVYNDRAARSFEPDAFCGEPDLSGDQT is encoded by the exons ATGGCCGCCTCCCTCCACGCCCCCCGCCTCCTCCCGCTCCCCCCAAGCCTCGGCGGGCCCAGgcgcgggcagcggcggcgcttcTCGCCGGCCGCGGCGGTGCCGCCGTCGCGGAACGGGAGCTCGGCGGGGACGGACTGGTGCCCGGTGCCGCCGGAGCAGCGGCCCGTGAACGAGTACGAGGCGCTGTCCGCGTCGCTGCCCTTCTCCTGGGCGGCGGGGGACCTGCGCGTCTACTGCTCCCGCCTCGCCTTCACGGGCGCCGCCTTCGCGCTCTTCGTCGGCCTCCCCGTCGCGGCcttcggcggccgcggcggcgacgcCCTGCACCTCGCGCTGGGAGCCACCGGGTCCGGGATCCTCGCCGTCACGCTCGCAGTCGTGAGGATGTACCTCGGCTGGGCCTACGTCGGGAACCGCCTGCTCAGCGCCACCGTGGAGT ATGAGGAGACGGGATGGTACGACGGGCAG ATATGGGTTAAAACCCCAGAAGTTTTAGCTCGTGATCGGCTTCTCGGTTCATTTTCT GTCAAGCCTGTGCTGAACAGGGTGAAGTTCACCTTGGTGGGTCTGGCGGTGTCCCTGACCCTCTGCATCCTCCTCTACGTCAACACCGAGAAGCCGAAGGAGCCATTCGAAAGCACTGGCCCAAGGGCCATCCCCGGGGTGTACAATGATAGGGCAGCGAGGTCGTTTGAGCCTGATGCGTTCTGCGGAGAACCTGATCTCAGTGGTGATCAGACATAG